A region of the Psychrilyobacter piezotolerans genome:
TTACCTCCTAATTAATCTAAAAATTCTACGTTTACGTTTAATTTATCTTTTACTGCTGCTGCCTGCATTACACCTCTGATAGCGTTGGCAGTCAGACCGTTTTTACCTATTACTTTTCCTAATTCACCATCAGCTACTCTTATTTTAAATACAATAAGATCTTTCTT
Encoded here:
- a CDS encoding KH domain-containing protein — protein: MEKLEALLKYIVSEMVKTQDAIDITYEEKKDLIVFKIRVADGELGKVIGKNGLTANAIRGVMQAAAVKDKLNVNVEFLD